In Candidatus Nealsonbacteria bacterium, the sequence GTAAGCCACAATTATCTTTTTAATTTGGCTTTTTAAAATTCCCTTAATACCTCTTTTAATTTGAGAAATCTCATCAATGCATAAAATAGGTCTTAAATTTTGTTTAAGGACTGCTTTTAGCTTCTTATTAATTTCTGCGTCTTTTTCTAAGAAATGACTTCGTCTTTCAGAATGACCAATAATTACGTATTTACAACCCAAATCCGTAAGCATCAAAGGAGATATCTCTCCTGTAAAAGCGCCTCTTTCTTCCCGGAAACAATTCTGTGAGCCGAAGGCGAGTCCTCCGTAGCTCGCCCTGCGGCGAGCGGAGGAGGGAGCTCCCAATAAAGATAGATAAACAAAAGGTGGACAAATTACTACTTCTGCATTTTTGACATCTTCAATCCCTCTTCTTATTGAATTGAAAAGATTACTTGCTTTTTTTAAGCTTGTTGGATTACATTTCCAATTACCTATAATGAAAATTTTATCCATGGTTTCATTTTAATTTTATTTGTTTCTTCAAATATTTTGCTGCTTTTTCCGGCTCAATAGTAGAAATTTCCATCCTCGTCCCTATTTCAAAACCTGCAAAAATAGCTGTTTTTGGCAAAATTGTCCAGTGCCAGTGATAGTGAGGATGGCTTTTGCCGTCACAGGGAGCTGTATGTAAATAAAAATTATAAGCCGGGTCTGATAACCCTTTATACAAAGCCCGCATGGATGCTCTAAAGGCTTCTGCTAAATACCATTTTTCTTCTTCATTAGTTCTTTCAAAATATACTGAGTGCTGTTTTGGAGAAACAATAACTTGAAAAGCTGCTTTTGAAGCAAAGGGACAGATTGCTAAGAAATATTTATTTTCAAAAATAACCCTCTTTCTAACTTTTCTCTCCCAATTATTCATTTCACAATAAATACATTTTTTATTCTTTTTAAAATACCTTTCAGAGTTTAAAAGGGCATTCTTTAAATCAATATCAATTAAAGGAGTGGTTATGATTTGGGAATGGGGATGAGGTTGAGAAGCCCCAGCTTCAACTCCATGATTGTGAAAAATTGAAACATAATTGACAAATCTTT encodes:
- the tpiA gene encoding triose-phosphate isomerase, with translation MDKIFIIGNWKCNPTSLKKASNLFNSIRRGIEDVKNAEVVICPPFVYLSLLGAPSSARRRASYGGLAFGSQNCFREERGAFTGEISPLMLTDLGCKYVIIGHSERRSHFLEKDAEINKKLKAVLKQNLRPILCIDEISQIKRGIKGILKSQIKKIIVAYEPIWAIGTGKACSFSQAKRFNLSIKKVLGKKHPVLYGGSVNSQNALGYIKESKFQGLLIGGASLKPKEFIKIVKLLSKSNY
- a CDS encoding DUF4921 family protein encodes the protein MKKDKKKHLRSGIKFPSELRFDLVSKDWVVIATGRGKRPEAFKKKKRTEIKMLRKDCPFCNTETQEPPVLVYFKGKKVFFKKGEFPEEWSTLVIPNKYPALLPYSKLKKKREGKFYQTMNAVGFCELVITKDHQKHFPHFNTGRVKEVFDVYQERYLSLMNKRFVNYVSIFHNHGVEAGASQPHPHSQIITTPLIDIDLKNALLNSERYFKKNKKCIYCEMNNWERKVRKRVIFENKYFLAICPFASKAAFQVIVSPKQHSVYFERTNEEEKWYLAEAFRASMRALYKGLSDPAYNFYLHTAPCDGKSHPHYHWHWTILPKTAIFAGFEIGTRMEISTIEPEKAAKYLKKQIKLK